A window of Periophthalmus magnuspinnatus isolate fPerMag1 chromosome 21, fPerMag1.2.pri, whole genome shotgun sequence genomic DNA:
aaaagaaaaatcagcACGGGCTTAATTCACAGAACATTTGCATGAGAAGAATGGGGCTGCAGTATTTTCAATGTAATAAttagttttatacattttctaaaccagggataaaatAATGCATAGATAAATGGGTTTATACAGGAGTTAAAGAACCATATCCAGACAACGACAGGTGTAGCAGTGCTGCTTTCTACAATGTCTTCCCCAGTGAAGGATGGGATGTAATAGGGACATAAACACGCTATGGAAACTAAAATAACTATTCCAAGTGTCCTAGCTGCTTTTAGCTCCGATTTTCTGGCCGACATAGTCACAGTTTGATGCAAAGTCACGACTTTAGACTGCATTGAACGAGCTTGAGAGACGACCACCATAAAAATCCTCACATACAGAACCACAATGACAGTGACAGGGCCAATAAAGGTACAGACTAAATCAACATTTCCTGTAACAGAGTTGAGCACCACCACACACTCTCCATAACATGAACTTCCTGCATCGGGATCAATGAGAAAATCCTTAAAAATCAGACTATTGTAGATGAGAGCCAACAAACACAGAACCTAACCCAGTTTACTGTCACTTTGGTATTGTAATGTAATGGATCACAAATGGCTAAATAACGATCAATTGAAATGAGCACAATAGAACCAATTGCAGATGCTGTTATGGTAAAGACTGTCATATAATACAAAGCACAGAGCACACTTCCCAGGATCCAGCAGGCTTCTGATAGAAGGATTTCAACTGGAATCAACAAAAGACCAACGAGGAAATCTGACACAGCCAGAGAGATGATTAGCAGGTTGGTAGGACTGTGAAGCTGCCTGAAAAGAGAACATTTTGAAGAACTACATAAACAAAGATTAATTATAAACAGCACAATAACATTTCAATAGCTTTGGCTGCTCTTATGTATGGTTTTCTCAATGAAGTGTGCCGCAAAATAACTCATATTTAGACTAGACTGGATGATCCTGAGATACTCCCTGAAAATGCAAATCAGGGATAGTGTTGATAAAAGAAGAAATGCTCTGGttattatacattttcaatagagtctttttactttgtctttttaaatgtgacaTCAATACAAAATACTGGGTTGAccttaaaatacactttaaaaaatTCAGCACGGGCTTAATTCAAAGAATATTTGCATGAGAAGAATGGGGCTGCACTATTTTCAATGTTACaatttgttttatacattttctaaaccagggataaaatAATGCATAGACAAAAGGGTTTACACAGGAATTAAAGAACCATATCCACGTAACAAGAGGTGTAGCAGTGCTGTTGTCTACAATGTCCTCCCCAGTGAAGGATGGGATGTAATAGGGACATAAACACGCtatgaaaactaaaataactatTCCAAGTGTCCTAGCTGCTTTTAGCTCTGATTTTCTGGCCGACATAGTCACAGTTTGATGCAAAGTCACGACTTTAGACTGCATTGAACGAGCTTGAGAGACGACCACCATAAAAACCCTCACATACAGAACCACAATGACAGTGATAGGGCCAATAAAGGTACAGACTAAATCAACATTTCCAGAAACATGGTTGACCACCAATACACACTCTCCATAACATGAACTTCCTGCATCAGGATCACTGAGAAAATCCTTTAAAATCAGACTATTGTAGATGAGAGCACAGAGCCAACAAGCACAAACACAGAACCTAACCCGGTTTACTGTCACTTTGGTATTGTAATGTAATGGATCACAAATGGCTAAATAACGATCAACTGAAATGAGCACAATATTACCAATCGAGGAAGAAGTTATGGTAAAGTCTGTCATATAATACAAAGCACATAGAGTACTTCCCACGATCCAACAGGCCTGTGTCAGAAAAATTTCAACTGGAATCAATAAAAGGCCAACGA
This region includes:
- the LOC117389486 gene encoding trace amine-associated receptor 13c-like, which encodes METTELCFPELHNISCRKPQPAPSDALLSYNLLSLMSLLTVTMNLLVIISIAHFRQLHSPTNLLILSLAVPDFLVGLLLIPVEIFLTQACWIVGSTLCALYYMTDFTITSSSIGNIVLISVDRYLAICDPLHYNTKVTVNRVRFCVCACWLCALIYNSLILKDFLSDPDAGSSCYGECVLVVNHVSGNVDLVCTFIGPITVIVVLYVRVFMVVVSQARSMQSKVVTLHQTVTMSARKSELKAARTLGIVILVFIACLCPYYIPSFTGEDIVDNSTATPLVTWIWFFNSCVNPFVYALFYPWFRKCIKQIVTLKIVQPHSSHANIL